From Nicotiana tabacum cultivar K326 chromosome 20, ASM71507v2, whole genome shotgun sequence, one genomic window encodes:
- the LOC142174321 gene encoding uncharacterized protein LOC142174321, producing MILVEDTSNSGLFASATMEKIDHLHPYYLHASDSPVSLSAKNKLGFIDGTLPKPKENSTFFSLRTRCNDMVFAWRLNSLTREIRSSVIHSKSAHDLWKQLEKRYGQSNLAQLFELQKQLIETVQGSNNIATYFNNMKTIWDEIELLDARVVCSCAECKCGASEKNNALEERQKLVQFLMGLNESYTSCRGNIMMMNPLPDIDRAYFLLL from the exons ATGATTCTGGTGGAAGATACTTCAAATTCTGGACTTTTTGCTTCTGCTACAATGGAGAAGATCGATCATCTTCACCCATATTATCTTCATGCTTCAGATTCACCAG TGTCACTATCTGCTAAGAATAAACTTGGCTTCATTGATGGAACTTTGCCAAAACCAAAGGAGAATTCTACTTTTTTTAGCCTTCGGACTCGTTGTAATGACATGGTTTTTGCTTGGCGGTTGAATTCACTTACAAGAGAAATCAGATCCAGTGTGATCCACTCTAAATCTGCACACGATTTATGGAAACAACTTGAGAAGAGATATGGACAATCAAATCTAGCACAGCTATTTGAATTGCAAAAACAATTAATAGAAACTGTGCAAGGATCAAATAACATTGCAACCTATTTCAATAATATGAAAacaatttgggatgaaattgagcTACTTGATGCTAGGGTTGTATGCAGCTGTGCAGAGTGTAAATGTGGTGCATCAGAGAAAAACAATGCACTTGAAGAGAGACAGAAGTTAGTTCAATTCCTAATGGGACTGAATGAATCATACACTTCCTGTAGAGGAAACATAATGATGATGAATCCTTTACCAGATATTGATAGAGCTTACTTTCTTCTATTATAA